Proteins encoded together in one Chloroflexi bacterium ADurb.Bin180 window:
- a CDS encoding LysM domain/BON superfamily protein, whose protein sequence is MALLKIRVELDQTLLRRFLSRLAFIDHTATGILAEEISRWVAGWGNNTLVHTVRPGESLRDIASLYYGNPAAFLAIAYFNDLASDVVVPGQQLTIPEPGIAPFTLLPLVAPPESDLTMIPIDIELDEDLCRRFKAKAAFEGTTMGTWLYELVAQWTGNWPTNVLTYIVRYGDTLSALARRYYNNARKYWVIAHFNGIANPSLIRVGMRLSIPEPILPVPVPAGESRYLYGIHDPGGEALMGDSGRKGWVLVTEEVGRDPHDTSGKDYRYLQDAGYGLMVRLNHGYSTPTQGAFPGTIPLCDPDERAYLEFAMRCGNFVENSSGCHLWIIGNETNHPNEWPGGPEGQMITPEMYASCFRRCYTQIHRRPGHGADQVIVAAVAPWNASAQYPGNERGDWIQYFVDVLTALDGRCDGIALHTYTHGADPAKVTSLERMDPPFRDRYYEFRSYRQFMEAIPLSLKGLPVYITETNQDEPWSHSNQGWIQAAYDEIDRWNRDPMHQRIRCLLLYRWLAHDQWTFASIPAVHDGLRAALARDLSWV, encoded by the coding sequence ATGGCCTTGCTCAAAATCCGTGTCGAACTGGACCAGACGCTTCTACGCCGCTTCCTGTCGCGTTTGGCTTTCATCGACCATACCGCGACTGGTATTCTCGCTGAGGAGATCAGTCGCTGGGTGGCGGGCTGGGGCAACAATACGTTGGTCCATACTGTGCGCCCAGGGGAGAGCCTGCGGGACATCGCCAGCCTCTATTACGGCAACCCCGCAGCCTTTTTGGCAATCGCCTACTTTAATGATTTGGCTTCTGACGTTGTGGTCCCGGGTCAGCAGCTCACCATCCCCGAGCCGGGCATCGCTCCCTTTACGCTGTTGCCGCTGGTCGCGCCTCCCGAATCGGATTTGACCATGATCCCCATCGACATTGAGCTCGATGAGGATTTGTGCCGCCGCTTCAAGGCCAAGGCTGCCTTCGAAGGCACCACGATGGGCACGTGGCTCTACGAGCTAGTAGCCCAGTGGACCGGTAATTGGCCCACCAACGTTCTCACCTACATCGTTCGCTACGGCGACACTCTCAGCGCGTTGGCACGGCGCTACTACAACAATGCCAGGAAATACTGGGTCATCGCCCATTTCAACGGTATTGCCAACCCCTCGTTGATCCGCGTAGGGATGAGGCTTAGCATTCCGGAGCCAATCCTTCCTGTTCCCGTGCCCGCCGGCGAATCGCGCTATCTCTACGGTATACACGACCCCGGCGGCGAGGCGCTGATGGGTGACTCGGGCCGCAAGGGTTGGGTTTTGGTTACCGAGGAAGTAGGTAGAGACCCTCACGACACGAGCGGCAAGGACTATCGATACCTGCAGGACGCCGGCTATGGCCTCATGGTGCGCTTAAACCATGGCTACAGCACTCCCACACAGGGGGCCTTTCCCGGTACCATACCTCTATGCGACCCTGATGAACGCGCCTATCTTGAATTTGCCATGCGTTGTGGTAACTTTGTTGAGAATTCCAGCGGTTGCCACTTGTGGATCATCGGCAATGAGACCAACCACCCCAACGAATGGCCAGGAGGACCAGAAGGCCAGATGATCACGCCCGAGATGTACGCCTCGTGCTTCCGGCGCTGCTACACCCAGATCCATCGCCGACCCGGGCACGGAGCAGACCAGGTCATCGTGGCTGCAGTGGCCCCATGGAATGCTTCTGCGCAGTACCCAGGCAACGAAAGAGGAGACTGGATCCAGTACTTTGTGGATGTCCTGACAGCGCTCGATGGACGCTGCGACGGTATTGCGCTGCACACGTACACCCACGGTGCCGACCCGGCCAAGGTGACTTCGCTGGAGAGGATGGATCCGCCCTTCCGTGACCGCTACTACGAGTTCCGCAGTTATCGGCAGTTCATGGAGGCCATCCCTCTCAGTCTGAAGGGCCTACCGGTGTACATAACGGAGACCAACCAGGACGAGCCCTGGTCACACAGCAATCAGGGTTGGATTCAGGCCGCCTACGATGAAATCGACCGGTGGAACCGCGACCCAATGCATCAGAGAATACGCTGTCTGCTTCTCTACCGCTGGCTGGCACACGACCAGTGGACCTTTGCCAGTATTCCCGCGGTTCACGATGGTCTACGAGCCGCATTGGCCCGCGACCTTTCCTGGGTATAG
- a CDS encoding Possibl zinc metallo-peptidase has product MNDDEFSALVGEALMGLPAEIQEHLNNVVVTTAIWPSSEEMHLAGVDEPWQLFGLYQGVPLPRRGTHYNLVTPDRIVIYRGPLERAFADAAGIRRQVRRTVVHELGHHFGLTEQRIRELGF; this is encoded by the coding sequence ATGAACGACGATGAGTTCAGCGCGCTGGTCGGCGAGGCCCTGATGGGCCTGCCCGCAGAAATCCAGGAGCACCTGAACAATGTAGTGGTTACTACTGCCATTTGGCCCAGCAGCGAGGAGATGCACCTAGCGGGTGTTGACGAACCGTGGCAGCTATTCGGTCTCTATCAAGGGGTGCCGCTGCCTAGGCGGGGTACGCATTATAACCTGGTCACACCGGATCGCATCGTAATCTATCGCGGCCCCTTGGAGCGCGCCTTCGCGGACGCGGCAGGCATTCGTCGTCAGGTCCGGCGCACCGTGGTTCACGAGCTCGGCCATCACTTTGGCCTGACGGAGCAACGTATCAGGGAACTCGGGTTCTGA
- the yjmB gene encoding putative symporter YjmB produces the protein MTARVSNRTKLLYGVADSGIAMLTSIVQFFLLFYYTDVALLDAGLVGTALMVGKLTWDAFNDVLFGYLSDRTKSRWGRRRPYLLFLAVPLALSTWLLFSIPARISGLAAFLIVLFTFLLFDTFHTFIAIAYTAMTPELTYDYDERTGVTTVREIFTVIGYILGAALTTTVADAYAKNLGLSRQASYSAMGLTFGIYAAVVVLITAFGVKEGPAVETHASKMPAVKAFMQTFRNKPFVQLVASFLITNVSFTLLTTLLPYYLKYQVNMEEQMPFVMLAMLATIGLFLYPMKMIADRIGKGRAYALGLAVAAAAVLTLFFVPPGPTPYVYVAAFIAGMGLSSQWVCPWSMMPDVVEIDEAATGERREGIYYGMWNFVTKFANALAIAAAGWMLTGFGYVPNVAQSALTLLGIRILFCLVPVAMFILTMPLLINYPITRESHARLVAELRSKMAAQETASSNSQ, from the coding sequence ATGACAGCAAGAGTATCGAATCGCACCAAGCTTCTCTACGGCGTCGCTGATTCAGGCATTGCCATGCTGACTTCGATAGTTCAGTTCTTCTTGCTATTCTACTATACCGATGTTGCGCTCCTGGACGCAGGGTTGGTGGGAACTGCGCTTATGGTGGGTAAGCTCACCTGGGATGCTTTCAATGACGTCCTGTTCGGCTATCTTTCTGATCGCACCAAATCGCGTTGGGGCCGCCGGAGGCCATACCTGCTCTTTCTGGCTGTCCCCCTGGCGTTGTCTACCTGGCTGCTGTTCTCCATCCCCGCCAGGATATCAGGTCTTGCTGCGTTCTTGATCGTCTTGTTCACTTTCCTTCTCTTCGATACTTTCCATACTTTCATTGCGATAGCCTATACGGCGATGACACCCGAACTGACCTATGACTATGATGAACGCACTGGCGTCACTACTGTCCGTGAGATATTCACCGTCATTGGCTATATTCTTGGGGCAGCACTGACAACGACCGTTGCCGATGCTTATGCCAAGAATCTTGGGCTATCTCGTCAGGCCAGTTATAGCGCAATGGGGCTGACATTTGGTATCTACGCGGCGGTGGTTGTCCTGATTACTGCTTTTGGCGTAAAGGAAGGCCCCGCTGTGGAGACACATGCGTCCAAGATGCCTGCGGTCAAAGCGTTCATGCAAACATTTCGGAACAAACCCTTTGTTCAGCTGGTCGCCTCGTTTCTCATTACGAATGTCAGTTTCACGCTCCTGACAACCCTATTGCCTTACTACCTCAAATACCAGGTCAATATGGAAGAGCAGATGCCCTTCGTGATGCTGGCGATGTTGGCAACGATTGGCTTATTCCTTTACCCGATGAAGATGATCGCAGACCGAATTGGAAAGGGAAGAGCGTACGCGCTAGGCCTCGCAGTGGCTGCGGCAGCGGTCCTTACGTTGTTCTTCGTTCCGCCAGGTCCTACACCGTATGTGTACGTTGCTGCCTTCATCGCGGGCATGGGCCTTTCGTCACAATGGGTATGCCCGTGGAGTATGATGCCTGACGTAGTTGAGATTGACGAAGCAGCTACCGGGGAGCGCCGTGAAGGCATCTATTACGGCATGTGGAATTTCGTCACAAAATTCGCCAATGCTCTGGCGATCGCAGCAGCGGGCTGGATGCTAACCGGCTTTGGTTATGTGCCCAATGTCGCACAATCCGCGCTCACTTTGCTGGGGATTCGCATCCTTTTCTGCTTGGTGCCAGTGGCCATGTTCATACTGACGATGCCACTGCTGATCAACTATCCCATCACGCGCGAAAGCCACGCCAGGCTGGTTGCCGAGCTACGGAGCAAAATGGCGGCCCAAGAGACAGCAAGCAGCAACAGTCAATAA